From a region of the Deltaproteobacteria bacterium CG11_big_fil_rev_8_21_14_0_20_49_13 genome:
- a CDS encoding pantetheine-phosphate adenylyltransferase encodes MPSKIVICPGSFDPPTNGHLNIIKRALTIFDKVIIAVATNTTKNPIFTPKERVEILREIFKECKDVEVDTFRGLLVDYCRKRGSNTVLRGIRNMSDYEYETQMALANKTLYPELEFLYLMTEGQYSHLSSSIIKEVLTFGGTGSGMIHPIVEKKLKEKLKK; translated from the coding sequence ATGCCCAGCAAAATAGTCATATGCCCCGGAAGCTTTGATCCGCCGACCAACGGACACTTAAATATAATCAAGCGGGCACTTACCATCTTCGATAAGGTCATAATCGCCGTCGCCACCAATACGACCAAGAACCCTATATTTACCCCAAAGGAAAGGGTGGAGATCCTTCGCGAGATATTTAAAGAGTGCAAGGACGTTGAGGTCGACACGTTCAGAGGCCTGCTTGTCGATTATTGCCGCAAAAGGGGGAGCAACACGGTTCTTCGCGGGATCCGCAATATGAGCGACTACGAATATGAGACCCAGATGGCGCTTGCGAACAAGACTCTCTATCCCGAGCTCGAGTTCCTTTATCTAATGACCGAAGGACAATATTCCCATCTCTCCTCTTCCATCATTAAAGAGGTCCTGACCTTCGGCGGCACCGGTTCGGGAATGATTCATCCGATAGTTGAAAAGAAACTGAAGGAGAAGCTGAAGAAATGA